The stretch of DNA TAATCATGTTGGTATAAACATTAATAGTTTAAGGTCTAATATGTCTGCTGATGCATCTTACTTTGATGATGATTTGGTAAAACAAGATCTGAATCTCAAATGTGGTAAGGTAATATTGGCATGGGTTGATTATGATTCTGTTACCAACTTGGTTAATGTTACACTTTCAAGATTTGCTACAAAACCAAAGTTGCCTCTTTTCTCTTATCATATAGATCTCTCTCCATTTCTCAAAGAAAATATGTATGTTGGTTTTTCTGCTTCAACTGGTTTGCTTGCAAGTTCACATTATGTTTTTGGTTGGAGCTTTAAGTTGAATGGTGAAGCCAAATTTCTAGACTTGGATTTACTTCCATCATTGCCTGGTCTCAAGAAGAAGCACAGTGGCGTAATCGTAGCTATCTCGGTTATAGTAattgttttggttttgattGGTATATTAGTTGCTACTTATTTAGTTAGGAGATTCAAGAATGCTGATGTTATAGAGTCTTGGGAGCTTGAGGTTGGTCCTCAAAGATACTCTTATCAAGAACTTAAGCAAGCAACTAGAAGTTTTAAGGATAGTGAGCTTCTTGGGTTTGGGGGATTTGGTAAAGTTTACAAGGGTGTTTTACGAAGTTCAAATATGGAAATAGCTGTGAAGCGTATTTCACATGAATCTAAACAAGGTTTACGTGAATTTGTGTCTGAAATATCTAGCATTGGAAGACTCCGTCATAGGAATTTGGTTCAATTAGTAGGTTGGTGTAGACGTCGTGGTGACCTTTTACTTGTGTATGATTTTATGCCTAATGGAAGTTTGGACAATTTCTTGTTTGAAAAACCTAGAATGGTGTTGACATGGGAGCAAAGGTTCAAAATCATCAAAGGGGTTGCTTCTGGTTTACTATACTTACATGAAGGTTATGAACAAGTTGTGGTGCATCGAGACATTAAGGCTAGTAATGTGCTATTAGATGGAGAGTTAAATGGCAGGCTTGGAGATTTTGGACTAGCAAGACTATATGAGCACGGATCAAACCCGGGCACGACTAGGGTGGTAGGCACATTGGGGTACCTAGCACCGGAATTACCAAGAACAGGACATGCTACCGAAAAATCTGATGTTTTTGCCTTTGGTGCATTGTTGCTTGAAGTAGTATGTGGACGTAGACCGATTGATTCAAAGGTGGGGCCTGAGGAATTAGTTCTAGTGGACATGGTGTGGAACAAATGGAGAGAAGGGAAAACTCTTGATGTTATAGACAAGAGATTGAAAGGTGAGTTCAATGAAAGTGAAGTTGTGATGGTGTTGAAATTAGGACTAATGTGTTCAAATAATGAGGCGGCGTCTCGACCTAGCATGAGACAAGTGATGAGTTACTTGGAAGGTGAAGCTGATATTCCTGATGCTCCAATGGCTCCTGGTGATTATAATGGAGGATTTGGATTCGACGAAAACGAATGTATGCATTCTTTAGCATCTTCAAGGGGACATACATCATGTTTGGCTAATGGAAATGTTGATGGTACATTTGTTTCTGTTTCTACTGCACAACTTTCATGTTTATTTACTGATGAATTACCTAGGTAGTGATTGTGAAGTTGTGTGCAGAATTTTATAGTTTTCAGGAACATTTTCCTGATGAACACTACTTTAAAGTTCAAGTTATGAAAGTTTAACCAATGTTTTTGgtcaagaaatatagaaaaaattagaGTGTTTGGTAAGAAGGAACATGTTTTCTCGAAAAATAAGTAGTTTTCTTACTTTGTTTGATAAGTAACTACAGTATTGTTccgaaaatatttatatataatatagacAAACATCTTAGGAGGTGAGGTGGGGCGTAGGGGGTGTGGATGCAAAATGGAAGGAGTGGATGAATATGTAATGTCACTTATGAAACTTGTGTTTTATTCGATGGTGCACTTTGAATGAAGTCTTTAGAaggatatataaaatattacaaaCAATGGAATGTGGGATTTATGCTATGGTCATCCGGTCTAACATATGGCAAAAAGATTcggaaaaattatctaaatacacaacttattttatcatattctctAAAACTCCCTATCAtttgcaaaaattataaaaaatctctatttttttctattcttggatacatcactttacgcgatgtatGTATCGGGACGtaatacatcactttacgtgaTGTATCGGTCGGATACATCCCTATATGCAGTGTATCAGGATGCTAAGTGATATATCCGAAACAAAAACATGAAGTATCAGAATATTGGAGATGTATTCGAAACTAGGACACGGTGTATCGGAACGTATTGGGATGTATTCGGATTACACcaaatttaaggatttttttttgtaatttgaaaaagaatagaaataagatgtaattagctcttaacactatgGGATTNNNNNNNNNNNNNNNNNNNNNNNNNNNNNNNNNNNNNNNccccccccccccctccccccgccccctctttttttttttttagatttaatgGTGTTTTGTATTGTTATTATGGGATGACATATGGTTTTGTGTTGGTGATGCAACGCAAAATTTGTAGAAATGAGGAAGATAGGTTTTTGAGACATGgtatatctatttatatttcatttatatatgaGTATATCTTTCATGTATAGTTCCTTTGTATATGtgtatatcttttatatatatccATGTATTTCTTGTATATCATTTATATTTGTACATagtaaaaattatgtaattaggCAATCATCTCATATGTATTTACAATACATCACTATAGTTTGAAagaattatataatttatagttatagttagggttttgttgttattttctcTCTTTGCACTCTCGCTCTCTCTCTCTAACATCTCTCCAttgcctctctcctctcccTGCTTCTCtctctcacctctctcctctccCTTCTTCTCtctctcacctctctcctctcccttcttctctttctcGCCTCTCTTTGTCTCCTCTATctcaatacaaatacaaatgttaaGTATCAATTATACTAATACAAAtgataacaaattaaaaattaattatacaatatatatatatatatatatatatatatatatataaaataagtgtCAATTATACATATCTTTTTCAGTGATACAAAATAGAAATACATATGTATCCACTAATACAACATTGATACAAATGATAACAATCaatcatacaaatatgaatattGAACTTGATACGACATTGATATAATTGTATATGTTGGTacaatttattcatttatacaaattgtatatgtttatacaattgtattcattgatacatataaatactaattacaaatatacaattttttagcagatatataaatataattattgatacatatacataataatataatttatgagATATTGTAAAAGTATACCGTAATGGCATAACATGACAATAAATCTCGAAAAGGAGTTTGAATTgaatatagataaatataaatattcagAAGTAGATCGATATGCTAGCAGCCTAGCAAGATGATATCATTCctaaaaatatggaaaataataaattcaaatataataaacatttcaattcataaaatatgaaaactaCCAATTGTCTCAAAACTGTCAAACAATTGGAATTTTAAGGACATTTTGTGACTCTCATTTTTGTCATTGTGCCgcaaattttggaaaaaaaaaaaacacgttGTAATGTATGCAACTTATTAGGACGAAAAGTAGTTAGAAATTCAAATGCCGGAATTAGGAATTCAGCTAAGGATATATAATGTCTTTTTCTCAATTATGAAGTTTTAATAGTgtgtaaaattaaatatatactcataatagataatttaacatttatacACCACATAATTTTTCAGCCAAGAAAATATTAAGCTAAGATGACTCCACCCATGGTTAGAATCAGAGGCGGACCCACCCCTCTAGGTgggggtgcacgtgcacccggTAACTTCAgaaaaaatcatgtatatatatgtatacctATTTGGAGAAACTGACATAAATTAGGATATAATTAACAGTGTAACCATGAAAAATGTAGGAATTTGATTGTGCTGCTGGTACAAGCTAGAGAATCCACCCATGAGACCTAAGTTTGAATCTAGCTAGagtgttattttattatttttattttaaatttatcttaAAGCTCGTAAAGTCTTCTTATTCGCTTGGTTAGAATAGActgatatataaattataaggCCATGTCATCGTGAAATTCAACTTGATTATGACCAAAGGGCCACCCtttcaatcttcaattttttcccCCATATTTAATATACAAACTACACTATCTTGATTGATCCCttttttatgaatgaaaaataagacTAATTCAGATTCTTGTAAAGTAATTCCATTTAAAGAATAAAACGCTTAATCTTCATTTTATAGACTTAATTTTTGGTTAATAGGTGAAAGAATCACAACCATTTAAGTATACATTCTAAGGTCCAAACTTTCAATTATAAATATAACTACTAAACTACTCTCTTCGTCCTAATTTATGTGGAGGTGTTTGATTGGGCATAAAgttaaacagaaaaaagaaaattttgaatctaTTGACCTAACACAAGTATGAAAAATCTCTATGCTATAAATTACTCTCTCcgtctatttttatttgtcttccgtattcaaaataaatgttcattttttttagtctAGTTTGAAAAACAAGATTTACCATTTTATACTCACTTTATCCTTATTATTAagtattattcattttaaaacatttagACGACTTGCAATAAATAGGTGgtagtatatgaaaattattattttatttattattgcttATGGggtgtgtcaatttaaacaCAGACAAGTAAAAATAGACAGAGGGGATATTTAATTAAGGGTTAAAATGAGgaaattaaaatcaattattattaaatatagaaaaatgacATTCTTTTATGACtaatcaattattattaaatatagagAGTATTATATTAGATCCACACTCGAGGCAGAAGTAGatagaatttaatatttatgaatttttacatcaatttcaaatataataataattaaataattttaaatatttaataaattttttacaaGTTATTGTAATGTGAACTTATAAGTCAGAAGCTAGATCTGCCTCTATCCAAAAGTTTTAATTCCCAACATAAATGAATTCATAGGTTACAATAAATAAAGTATGAGAACAGTAATGCAATGGAAATTAAATTCTTGCAACTTGCCAACATTATTTTGCAGATTCCTTTAAAAAAGGGTCATCAATTGGTATTTACTAACATTTTGTATTATATCTGTTGAGTGGTTGCCAtcatcaatttataatttattgaaattttaatgagaaaattaCCTAGTTTGGTAATCCATATCTAATTGTTTAGATGTTTTTACTACGTTTGCTAAAATGACATTTTAAGAAAAGGTCTCTAGTTGAAAATATAGACCTTTAATCTTATATAAATCCAAATTTTAGTACATGTATGATGAGCCAACTTGGTAGATGACTTTTTTGGATTACATGAGATGATTTGGCATATTGTAACATTTTTGGATTACCGACCAAAGTTGTGACGTTGAGTGACTGAGTCGGAATTTTTATTAATGGGTTCAAAATATAAACATGTAAACAGACGAAGAATATAGAGCTTTCCTCTCTTGTAAGTCCAATTTTAGAACATGTATGATGAGACAACTTGGATGACTTTTTGGATTACTTGAGACGACTTGGCATATAGTAGTACATTTTTGCATTAGCAACAACTGGCAACAAGTGTCTGGTTGTGGTTGTTAGGTTCGAAAGAATTAGACCATCCTGCGAAAGTTTACAATTATAAATCATATCGGTGATAAAtcaaataacaaagaaaaacatactaaaagtatattattaatataatttgatcaaGCAACCTAcatattataaaactaataaaGAATTAGCATAAATATGTTGGAAGAAGATCTTCCTctaaacaaaactcttaaatgTGTGCAATATGGATGCTCTTGTGTTTTTGGTATGAGAAGACgagtcttcaatttatagagttgCAAAATTTCTGCAGagaactatttttttctttcagaaaaaagtaaaaacaactaTGGTaatgatttgatttttcttcaagaaaaaagtaaaattcaaatatgatAAGAAAAGGCTTAATGCATCaatgtgtcatttaacttgacctcatttcacatttatgctcTTCAATTTTGGATGTGTACAAATatacacttaaacttgtataaagttgaacaagtagacacatgagtcctatgtgacataatacacgtagaaCACCACGTAAGACGCCAATTGTCATGTAGGGCACCACGTAAAACATGTATTTATTTactcaactttatacaagtttaagtgtctacttgtacaCACCCAAAATGAGGGCATAAATTGAAATGAGGTCAAGTTAATGACACATTTACGAATTATGTCAGAAGAAGCAAAACTCTAACGATAGTAGGATAGATAAGACTCCTCCACCCTTAAGGAAACCGACAAACTAAGTCGGTCCAAAGAACCGAGGGAAAACCTACCCAATCCGTCGGTAAAATTTCtatgacattttttaaattttattgaaacCGACGGACTCCTTCGGTTGTCCCTCGGTTTTAACTGACCCAAGTCAAACCAATGATGTATAGTCGGTCGATTTTCCTTAAAAAACTGAGGGAATCTGTCGGTTTCTATCCTCGATTTTTGCACTAATTTATTAGTAGTGAATGGGCCTTACTCGACACGAATCCAGATTAGTCAGGGCCCAATATGGGTAACGTACACCGAAATGGAAAAcctaaaaacaaaataataattttggatTACTATAGAAGGAAGGACTTGGACATAGCCTTGTACattttgtcatttattaattttctcaTTTGCCTCACCATATTTTCCCAAACAAGAATATTCCCAATGTTCTTCAATCTTTTCATACTAGTAGCTCTCTTTTTAGTTGATTTTTCACCAGCTTCTTGTGAAGTTGATGCATTCATTTACAACGGATTCCAATCAGCTAATCTTAGCTTGGATGGCATAGCACAGTTCGCATCTAATGATCTTTTGTTGTTAACAAATTCAGGAACACAAAATCAGGGCCATGCTTTCTATCCAAATCCAATTCATTTCAAGAACTCACCTAATGGTTCTGTATTTTCTTTCTCCACAACTTTTGTGTTCGCGATAAGGTCTGATTATGGAATTTTGAGTGGTCATGGACTGGTTTTCGTTATCGCGCCACATAAAGGACTTCAGGGGTCTTTGGCAAATCACTATCTTGGTCTTTTTAACTCAAGTAATAATGGGGATAAATCAAACCATGTTGTTGGAGTTGAGTTTGATACACAATATAGCGCAGATTTTGGTGATATGAATGACAATCATGTTGGAATTGATATAAATGGATTGAGGTCTGTAGCAAATCACACAGCAGGTTATTTTGATGATACTGGTTTTTTTCATAACTTGACTTTAATTAGTGGCCAGGAAATGCAAGTTTGGATTGATTACGATGGCAGAACTAAGCTAATCAATGTGACAGTAGCTCAATTACATATGGAAAAACCAGTTAGACCACTTTTGGCTTTGAAATATGATCTTTCGTCGATTCTTGATCAGTATATGTATGTTGGTTTTTCATCGTCAACAGGTTCAGTCCCAACACATCATTATATCTTGGGATGGAGCTTTAAGACAAATGGGAAAGCTCAAGAATTCTCGCAACTTCCTAAGCTTCCTCGTCTTGGGAGTAAAGGGACATCAAGATTTGTAACGATTGGTTTGCCTATAATCTCGTTGGTTTCAGTTGTTGCAGCTGTGTTAGCGGTGGTTTATTATGTAAGAAGGAAAAAGTATGAAGAAATTCATGAAGATTGGGAACGCGAGTATAGATTACAAAGGTTTAAGTATAAAGAATTGTACATTGCTACTAAGGGATTCAGAGAAAAGGAGGTATTGGGAGCTGGAGGATTTGGTAAAGTTTATAAAGGAGTGATGCCTATCACTAAACTTGAGATAGCTGTAAAGAAGATATCTCATGAATCAAGACAAGGTATGAAGGAATTTGTTTCGGAGATTGTAAGTATTGGTCGTATGCAACACAGGAATGTAGTACAACTTTTGGGTTATTGCAGGCGAAAAGGGGAGTTGATTTTGATATATGAATACATGTCTAATGGAAGTCTAGACAAG from Solanum stenotomum isolate F172 unplaced genomic scaffold, ASM1918654v1 scaffold17538, whole genome shotgun sequence encodes:
- the LOC125850517 gene encoding L-type lectin-domain containing receptor kinase S.4-like, which encodes MVNSCLVLLCSLISFSILASSQQLDGFIYTRFNEPNNNITLSGIAEISQNGFIQLTNETSRLMGHAFYSSPFQFKNSTNGTAFSFSTCFALAIVPEYPKLGGHGLAFTISQSNDFSTALPSQYLGLLNATDVGNFSNYIFAVEFDTVQDFEFGDINDNHVGININSLRSNMSADASYFDDDLVKQDLNLKCGKVILAWVDYDSVTNLVNVTLSRFATKPKLPLFSYHIDLSPFLKENMYVGFSASTGLLASSHYVFGWSFKLNGEAKFLDLDLLPSLPGLKKKHSGVIVAISVIVIVLVLIGILVATYLVRRFKNADVIESWELEVGPQRYSYQELKQATRSFKDSELLGFGGFGKVYKGVLRSSNMEIAVKRISHESKQGLREFVSEISSIGRLRHRNLVQLVGWCRRRGDLLLVYDFMPNGSLDNFLFEKPRMVLTWEQRFKIIKGVASGLLYLHEGYEQVVVHRDIKASNVLLDGELNGRLGDFGLARLYEHGSNPGTTRVVGTLGYLAPELPRTGHATEKSDVFAFGALLLEVVCGRRPIDSKVGPEELVLVDMVWNKWREGKTLDVIDKRLKGEFNESEVVMVLKLGLMCSNNEAASRPSMRQVMSYLEGEADIPDAPMAPGDYNGGFGFDENECMHSLASSRGHTSCLANGNVDGTFVSVSTAQLSCLFTDELPR
- the LOC125850523 gene encoding L-type lectin-domain containing receptor kinase IV.1-like codes for the protein MFFNLFILVALFLVDFSPASCEVDAFIYNGFQSANLSLDGIAQFASNDLLLLTNSGTQNQGHAFYPNPIHFKNSPNGSVFSFSTTFVFAIRSDYGILSGHGLVFVIAPHKGLQGSLANHYLGLFNSSNNGDKSNHVVGVEFDTQYSADFGDMNDNHVGIDINGLRSVANHTAGYFDDTGFFHNLTLISGQEMQVWIDYDGRTKLINVTVAQLHMEKPVRPLLALKYDLSSILDQYMYVGFSSSTGSVPTHHYILGWSFKTNGKAQEFSQLPKLPRLGSKGTSRFVTIGLPIISLVSVVAAVLAVVYYVRRKKYEEIHEDWEREYRLQRFKYKELYIATKGFREKEVLGAGGFGKVYKGVMPITKLEIAVKKISHESRQGMKEFVSEIVSIGRMQHRNVVQLLGYCRRKGELILIYEYMSNGSLDKYLYDQPRYTLDWNQRFKVIRGVASGLFFLHEECDHVVVHRDVKASNVLLDGELNGRLGDFGLARLYGHGTDPQSTRVVGTLGYLAPEHTRTGRATPSSDVFSFGAFLLEVACGRRPIQPRQDGDDLILVDWVFSCWNRGNILDAADPNIGIDFVPGQVEMVLKLGLFCSHSDPSCRPTMRQILLFLDGVVALPELSELGVSSANLTFEHRGGFDDFVKSYPTSLGNAYSGSPSVADSLLSGGR